Within Streptomyces tsukubensis, the genomic segment CTCGTTCAGGCCGCCGGGGTTGGTGTAGTGCTCGATCGAGGTCATGGCCTCGGTCGCGCCGTCGTGTCCGTCGTCGGTCAGCGTCGCGGGGATGAGCACCTTCTTCGCCGCGATCAGCGCGGAGCCCACGAGCTTCCCGCCGGCGCGCGGCGGGACGTCGAGGAAGAACACGTCGACCTCCTCGCGCAGCCCCCACAGGGCACGCTTCAACCGGAACTCCATGCCGGTGGTGGCATCGGTCTCGCGGTTGCCGAACTTCCGGATGCAGGGCAGCACCCGGACGTTCGAGGGCCAGCCCTTCCCCGCGGGGACGAACGCGTCGCGCGCGATCAGCGCCGGGTCCCGGGGCGGCTTCTCGGGGTCGACGTAGTAGATGTCGTTCACCGACAGCACGGGGTCGGTGATGCCCAGCTCGTCGGTGAGCGTCGAACGCGGGTCCAGGTCGACACCGCCCACACGCAGTCCCATCTCGGCGGCCACGGCGATGAGTCCCGCCGTCAGTGACGTCTTGCCGACGCCACCCTTCTCGCTGACCTCAGCGACGATGTCCGGGTCTTCGGCCACGGGTCCTCCCTCCTTCTTTCAGGTAAGCCGAAGAGTGCCGACACCGCTTGCCTAAGCGCAAGCTGACCCGCACGCTTTCCCGCCTGTGATCCCGCAAGCGGAAAAGCCAGCGGGCCGACCGGAGGGAATCCCGCTGGACTTCGCGCGCTATCTAGCTTGATTGACCGCAAAAGGGCAGGTGAAAGCCATGCCACTATCAGCGAGTGGTAGTGAGTGGTAACGAACGTCAGCGAGCGGCGCGTTTGACCGCTGAACGGATGATGTCGCCGGTGGTGACGATCTGGGCCTGGAGCTGGGCCTTCTGCAGTATGGCGTCGGCGTCCGGGCGGGGGGCCATCGCGGCGCACCACAGGTCGAGGATGGTGACGGCGCCGCGCCGCTCTGCCTCGCGGAAGATGACTTCGGG encodes:
- a CDS encoding ParA family protein; amino-acid sequence: MAEDPDIVAEVSEKGGVGKTSLTAGLIAVAAEMGLRVGGVDLDPRSTLTDELGITDPVLSVNDIYYVDPEKPPRDPALIARDAFVPAGKGWPSNVRVLPCIRKFGNRETDATTGMEFRLKRALWGLREEVDVFFLDVPPRAGGKLVGSALIAAKKVLIPATLTDDGHDGATEAMTSIEHYTNPGGLNEGLKVSGVVRSIVPRENEYRQIHQDWSDRLVEDFGDLILPTIIRNYAIREVCRTGSMPITAAPGREAKLLQEVYREVLFHTLPHLKEKS